One part of the Mauremys mutica isolate MM-2020 ecotype Southern chromosome 21, ASM2049712v1, whole genome shotgun sequence genome encodes these proteins:
- the LOC123354204 gene encoding group IIF secretory phospholipase A2-like has protein sequence MNSKDALNYPSYSQLMQQLRIPLCQSAFWLQQGLWEVHPSGIRFCTDMWKLFLMAILAASILTMIHSSLLNFKFMIRRMTGKSALISYNGYGCHCGLGGRGQPLDKTDWCCHAHDCCYKELTNQSCHPFFDYYQYSIINEDVMCWNTNNSTCAKQACDCDRTAVLCFRKEASSYNKGYRYYFNFFCKGSTPSC, from the exons ATGAACTCCAAAGATGCTCTGAATTATCCCAGTTACAGCCAGCTGATGCAGCAGCTAAGGATCCCTTTATGTCAGTCGGCTttctggctgcagcaggggctaTGGGAGGTTCATCCCTCAGGCATCAG GTTCTGCACGGACATGTGGAAACTCTTCCTAATGGCAATACTGGCAGCCAGCA TTTTGACGATGATCCACAGCAGCCTCCTCAATTTCAAATTCATGATCCGGAGAATGACTGGGAAAAGTGCCCTCATTTCCTACAATGGGTACGGATGCCACTGTGGactgggtgggagagggcagcCTCTGGATAAGACAGACTG GTGCTGTCATGCCCATGACTGCTGCTATAAGGAGTTAACCAACCAGAGCTGTCACCCATTTTTTGATTATTATCAATACTCCATCATCAACGAAGATGTTATGTGCT GGAATACAAATAACTCCACCTGTGCAAAGCAAGCGTGTGACTGCGACCGGACAGCAGTCCTGTGTTTCAGAAAGGAAGCAAGCAGCTATAACAAAGGATACCGTTATTACTTCAATTTCTTCTGCAAAGGCTCTACCCCCAGTTGCTAA